GAACCtacaaaaatttgtaatttttaaaaaatttcaattaacagtaaagaatatgtttaaaatagtatgttaaaaaatgtattatggtattatatatctttttctttacgttttttagataaaaaaaaatacatgttctaacgcattttgtttattttttaaaaatataatgtaaacatgcaaatattgtaaattttacatttaagaGTCCAGACTTGTATGTATGTAAAATAAATGGAGGAAGTGAGTATCACTTCACCAACAGCCCTAATGATCATTGCACACCGAAGTAGTTTAAAACCATGAAGTGTATATATTTGGATAACGATTACAAACATACGTTAGAACCAAACGGaagtttgtaaaaatattttcaccatTTGAGCTTTTGCATTCCGTTTGTGTTGAGCCATTAAATGTAATGTAATTCTAGAATTCGTGCACAATAACTACAACCTAAACATGTTCAAAGTATTTGGACACTCCACAACACAAAAAGcaaatatataaagaaacagGACCTAGAATACACTGATCAAGGAGCAATGATATGATATCATGCTGATGATTGAAACAGTAGTAATACATTCATCCATCTTTGTGCTAAAAAAGCAGATAAAGAATAAACGACTACccaaagaaaattgagaaagacATATATCCACGACACGACACGACACACACTCATCTACAACTACAAGAAGAACGTAGTCAGGTGTACGAGGGTAACGTGGGCACACTCTCACTTTATTCACCCAACATAGCGTGTACTTCGGGTTTGGGTTCTGTAGATTAATTGGGTTGTGTTCCTCACACACCATAAGTGGATAAAGCTAATACTACCTTCCTCGTTGTTCTTTCAGGTGTCACCCTTCTGATAGAAGCTTGTCAGCTTATTCCCAAAATCCTGCCTAGTCGAAGAATATCGCTTTCAATTGAATGACATTACTCTCTTAATCAATTCATTGGTGTATCAGTTCACTCACTTGTATTAACGGCTCTTTGTTTCTATTTCAACTACTATTTTAGTACGTGAATTGCACCCATCAAATCTAGTATATAAATTCtattattaaaactaattattataaaaaaaatcttataagcattaattaaagtaaataaatattatcaaatgaCCTAGCTAgataaagtttaaataaatataacaattatcaatataatcggacaacataattaaaatttgaaaatgattatCAGTCTTAATATATTTCGAGGCTTAATCAATGCAGTCAAGattccaaaatatataaaactaaaataaaatacaatatttagctacagttattattatctttaaatttccTTAATTAAGAGACTAAATAGTAATTGTATTTTagaatttcttattattttcatacACCAAATCATAAATAGGCTTATTAAATATCAGGAAattatttagcatttttttttttacaaaccacATGTTTTTCTCAATAGATAATCAAGTTTAATCCAAGTAAAACTATAATAGATGATAAAACTCATCCTTTGAGTTTTAACGTAATTATATACtcaatatttgaatttgagaTAGTTGATTAAATTAGAATAGTCTCACATGCCAATTGATTTATATGTTCAACGGTAATTAAtatgcatttaaaaaatatggatattatcaaataaataattacttttatttattttaaaacaaaagaaaatatatttcccTAAAGACACCAGTGTGATGATAATTGCCCAAATTAATTAACCGGACCATTGGAGGTGGTGTAATGCAACAAGCAAAATATTTCTTGAACAATCTTAAATTATCTATAacttgagagagaaaagagattaCTTATTGATTTGATTGATGATTTAGTGAGTATTTGCTTGCATGTTACATCCATGCGTTTCTCCATTTTTCCAATGTCCATTTTCAAATTTACACAGAAGCTACTATTTGTTGTGTTAGGCTAAACATGAATCTAGATTGACATAACTTTAAACCAATCATGTTAGTAGTGTGATAAAAGAGAGGTAGAGAAAAAAGAGAGTTATTCATTGGGTGTTTAAATATAATTCCCCATGCAACAATGACATTGGGAgggggagaagaaaaaaaggaagaaaaaaaagagtaattagaGAAGAGCTAGGAAAGAGAGGTGCAAATGGAGGGAGAGTGAGGGCGCGTGTAGAAGGGAATATATCCCTTGCTTGTGGGAGGAGAGAGAGTGGGTCCAGAGCTTTTGGGGGTCCACAAGTAGTGTGCTCTTTCGGTATGTGTTCTTTATCGAGGACCCAAATATTCCCAGCTTCTGTCACTTCACTTCATTCGGACAGAACTGTAGTGGGAAGTGTGTTTGTGTGCATATCTTGCTCTTGTCATTTCTAACTGACACTCAAAATTCTCTAACCTCATCAACTCTACTAATCTAATCTTCCAAATCCCCATGCCATCAACGGCTATGCTTATCTCACTCATTCCCATATACCAACCACTGGCACTAACTGTGGTAGTGAATATTTATTTGTCTATCTGGTCAAGCTGAGCTAAGCAGTGGGGTCACCATATTTAGGGCTGGGCCCACTATTTTGTCACCGACGACGGGCTCTCTAACATATGAGTACTACAACAACATGTCTGCTCACCtcacctttttcttccttcttattcACTGTCACTTCCCAAGTAACACTCACATTGTCGCACAACACAACGTACACTGTGCCCCCCCTCTCTTCACCTACACTTCCACTTCCACCTCCTAGTTAGTTAACCCTCTAATTCTTTCTCTGTTCCATGCTGATTATGCATTACTACTGCTAGGGGCACCGAGATTGTTCATCACAAGAGAAGAAGTGATAAGTTCCCAGTTGCtgaaattttcttctaaatGGGTTTTTCCTCTCTCCACGTCTGCATGGACTCATCAGATCACTGGATGCAGGTTTACCACATgcatatatcaaaataaaatctttttgcTCTACTTTTCAAACTCTTCTTAACCATATTGATATGCTTATgtgcaaatttaattttagtggggaataattaatattttggatATATATCCTATCAGTGTAACACTCACCATttctttctatatttttctctttttatcatatcattttatttattatatctacgctttcccttttatctctgttatatttttctccttttgtcttatattttttatatattctatatatacTTTTATCTCTTCTATCTCTGTTCTCTTGATGTCTACTAGTATAGAATAATGAATTCCCTTCAGTTCTCACACTTAACAACACAGCAGTGAATTACAACGGTTTGACGAGAGTTTTAGCTTATCAAAGTTTGTAATTAGAATTATAAAGTAAGCTGCTAGCTAAGCTATATATATAGTGTCacaattatttgtttcttattcttttaaattagaatgttttctttttctacacGAAAGGGGGGAAAGTGGAAAAAATACAAGGGGGAGAGAGAAGGAGTAGAAGAATTAGcagaagaataaaaagaaaagggaaatagTCCAAAATGAGATAAACATGAGGACACTATGGCAGTACGTAATAACGTAACacaattttttcatattcattaatcatttgtttgtttatacAAAATGTCAGGGCACAATTCACGAGGAGTGTGGGGTGGATAATTCTTCTTCACCATCTGGCGAAATGCTTCCATGCTCGAGGCCAATGACAGAGAGTAGGCTAAGACCCCCCCAAGAGCAAGCCCTCAAGTGCCCTAGGTGTGAATCAACACACACCAAGTTCTGCTACTACAACAACTACAGTCTCTCCCAGCCCAGGTACTTCTGCAAGACATGTAGAAGGTACTGGACCCAAGGGGGCACTCTTAGGAACATTCCTGTTGGTGGTGGTTGCAGAAAAAACAAGAAAGTTTCTACCAAGAAACACAATGACCAACACCAACCAGCTGTTAATCAAAACCAACCTCACCCTGGACCCTCTTATCTTCATAATCACAAAGATCTTCAACTTCCCTATCTTGATGTGCAATTTCCCCACCTCAACAATTTACTTGGGACTAATGCTGGGGCACTGCAGGGAAACCCTAGTTTTATGGAGAGTAAGTATAACATGGGCATGCTTGAGAACCCTAGGCCTATTGACTTCATGGAAAGCAGGTTGGATGGTATGAGTATGATTAGGGGTTCCACTAGGAGTTTTGAGCTTCTTGAAAACAGTGATATGAGTGTGGGTGGTGGTGTTGGGTTTGGTGATGTGAGTGGCTACAATGGATtgccattgaattatcaaggtCTTTCGTCTTCAGCATTTGGAGGCATGTCTCTAGATGGAAGCATTAACAATGTTGGAACTTATATAATGGACTCTTGCCAGCGACTTATGTTGCCCTATGATGGAGGTGACAACACCCTCAATGGTTCAATTGATGTGAAGCCAAACCCTAAGCTGTTGTCCCTTGAATGGCAAGATCAGGGTTGCTCTGATGCTGAAAAATTGTCACTGGGATATCTTAATGGTTCAGGATCATGGACCGCCTATGGATCTTCCACAGCAAACCCTTTGGTCTAGAGCTAATTCATAATTAATCTCACTTATTATCTTATCATGAATTAATCATGCAGATATATGATCAAAGGTGGTGATAATTATGCTCTCTTCAGGCTTGGGTAATATGTTAAATGAGCTAATAATAAAGCCTTTTGATGGAAGGGTTCTTTGTATTTATCTTTGATAGTGTTTCTTTCTGCCAAGTTGGTCTTCGTTTGGTATTGACTTAACAAAAAGAGTGTGAATGGGGAAGCTCCAGTGTCCAAAATGGACTGCTTTGGTGCATTACCTTTAGATTCTTCTTGTCTTTGTGTGCGCAGCAGCTCTCTGAAAGCTTTAGGATTTGTTGTAACTTCGAGGATGATATGGTAGTTCTTTTCATCTTGAAGAAAATGCGCAGCATAGtgctatattatatttattttctatgtttgttttgtagggtTCAGTATGCGTCCTTAATTATTCATGTGCTAACTCCTTGTAACTATTAATGGGCGGGACTTCTTTTTGAATTGCATTAtgaatatttaatgaatttgaattattaagaaattttaattagggAACGTATACTATTAAAGTGTCATTGTAcgagtaaaattaaattcaaatcatttAAATAACGTCTTCTATTTGGACTTTTGAGCTTTCAAAAAATgcagtgaaaatgaaatttaactAAAGATGATTAGCTTAACtaactaagttttttttaaaaaaaaaatagtaaatatttcaTACTAGTGATGGAAAAATCGAcaaatatatgttaattaaaaaatcataacttaaaaaaagtataatcataattaaaacattacCTAAACAAAGCCAATTTTTCCTCTTACATATCATCCCTTCTTGTAAGAAGATCTCCATTTTAAAAACTTTCGGGACTTAATTGGTTGTTGTATCTCAGTGCAACTTGAATCTTTGTTGTTGATCATGTCCTGATACATGAGTAATTGCTCTCACTTCATCAAGAAACTCCAAATCCTATCTAATTGATTTTTCCCCATCCAAGGATTAATTAGGTTGTGGTCTGATGACATATGCCCATGTCGCATGATCCATATGTactaagtaaataaataatatttttttttacatcataatatttttttggttacgtactaaataaaatagtatgatattatatataactaaataaataataatgtatacttgttaatattatatattttaatgataattttgcTAGCTTAATTtgttcaaaattaataattaataaatattcttttataaaaattttattttttatttgttactttaATAACTGAAATGAGATATTATTATCagtgtaataatttttcatttcactAAAAGTCTTGTTAAATTTACTTATACTTCTATGAATAATTTTCTACAATaacctttttaattttagtatcatataatttagaatataaatatacttctatattatttacaatttatttaagcctcaaaaattcaattttatattgcattttctttcttttatcatattcatgttcATTAATGTTATAtggaatatattttattatctatatTCAAAGGAGGTTATGTGGATTAATGACTCTCATGAGTCATGATTGTCCAAAATATGCCCTAACCTTGAGGTCTTCACTTCAATCCCAAGATattcattttatgaaatttagtttgaatgtttattttttattttcattttatgaaaacagttttcattttcacaaaATCAAATAGATTCACTCATAACCCAggattttatcaaataaaatttctttcttATGCTATTAATCATACACATTTCCTTCTTCTCCT
This genomic interval from Glycine max cultivar Williams 82 chromosome 5, Glycine_max_v4.0, whole genome shotgun sequence contains the following:
- the LOC100815061 gene encoding dof zinc finger protein DOF5.6; amino-acid sequence: MGFSSLHVCMDSSDHWMQGTIHEECGVDNSSSPSGEMLPCSRPMTESRLRPPQEQALKCPRCESTHTKFCYYNNYSLSQPRYFCKTCRRYWTQGGTLRNIPVGGGCRKNKKVSTKKHNDQHQPAVNQNQPHPGPSYLHNHKDLQLPYLDVQFPHLNNLLGTNAGALQGNPSFMESKYNMGMLENPRPIDFMESRLDGMSMIRGSTRSFELLENSDMSVGGGVGFGDVSGYNGLPLNYQGLSSSAFGGMSLDGSINNVGTYIMDSCQRLMLPYDGGDNTLNGSIDVKPNPKLLSLEWQDQGCSDAEKLSLGYLNGSGSWTAYGSSTANPLV